CCAGAAATTAGTCCTTCAACAAATCGATGAACTTGCTGTGGCGGTATTGCGATCGATGGTTAATAAGTCGTAAACAATTCCAGTATTCGCGTTCGGCCAGTCTTACGAGGTGTTGTTTTTGGCAAGGAGTATTCAAGGCGTATCTTCCGCATGCATCGGAGTCTCTGGCATGTCGTTGGTGGCCTCACGATACTCAGAGGAGGAGAAAAGGTCAAAGATCATGGGTTTCGTCCTAGGCAGTATCGCCCTCGGTGTTTTATTGGGATATCCCATCGGCTCGATTCTCTACGATCTGAGTGGCAAGACGGCACCACTGCTGCTCGTTTCGGTCGCTATAGTCTTCCTGATCTGTAGGTATCACAGAGCATGAACATGCCTCCTTCGTGTCAAAACCATAAAGAGTCAAAACCATAGTCAATAGTCAGTCAACTGTGGGTAGTAATCATCTCGGttatatttcagtttttcaacTTGCCGCACTGGACTTCCACACGATAAAACAGGTACAACCTCCATGTAACAGTTCATCAACGAAGACTAAAAGCTCTGTATGTCACTCGTATACTCGTGTTATACTTAAGCAGTGACTTCCACAGCGAGCATTGCGTTAACCGGAATTTTAATCGAATGTCAACTGTTAACCAGCAGAAGACCGAACCACGTACTAACTGGATGTACCTGTTGTCCGACAAGAAGATTATAATAGTCTCCGGAGCGATCTGGTCCTCAACTTCAGCCATGGCAATTTTGGAACCGTGTCTTCCGCTCTGGTTGATGACCCACGTCAAGCCCAAAGTGAGTTGTTGCATGTACTACTCGTCAAAAACTCGAGCTTCTCCAGGCTATCGACCGCTGTTTTATTCCTCAGAAATGGCAACTCGGTACCGTTTTCATTCCGGACAGCATCGGCTACTTGGTCGGTACTAACTTCTTCGGAATGGTGGCCTATCGCATCGGCCGATACAAAACGGCCATATTTGCCATGCTCCTGGTTGGCGTTAGCGCGATCCTGGTGCCACTGGCGACGACGATGTCGCAGCTGGTAATCCCGCACCTGGGAATGGGTCTGGGGATCGGTATCGCCGACGCGGCGCTGGTCCCGCTTTTGGCGTCGTTGGTCGACCAGGAGGACGGTTACGGACCGGTTTACTCCTTGCAACAAGTGGCCGTCAGCCTGGCATACTCCCTGGGTAAGTCGAGTCGGCTGAAGGTCTCTACAGAGCTCGAAATTCAGCCCGTCTCGAGCACGTACCTACATACACCCACCTCTCAGTCTAACGACTTTAAACACGTTGAAAAGAACCACTCCGTTCTTGAGGACTTTACGCGCTACTGTACCCGGCAGCTTGCTCGCACACGTGGTCAAGAGTGCGTGTGTGAACTGGAGAGGCGATGTCGGCTATAGTAAGACAACCCGGTTACTCTTCTCTTTCTTGGTCTCTTTCACGCCCTTCATTTTCAGGGCCCATTATCGGCGGTGAAATGGTTAGGGAAATCGGATTCGCATGGGTGATGTGGGTTGTCGGTATTGTCAACATTGCCTACTGCCCGCTTTTGGGATACTTGGCAAGCAAGGATGGAAAACCCCTTGCTCAGGATGGACGGAAGGACTACGACGCCGTTCAAAAACCCACGACCAAATACGAGAGGTTTTACGATTCGGACGATactttgtgaagaacaaacTGCATGTACATTTCAAATCGTATGTTACAAGATTATATAAATTACCTCTTCACCCGTAATAAATTCACTTAGATATTTAAAATGAGAAACGGGAGTTTGACTCGCTTCAAAACCTCATTACCAATATTTGCTTTgtctaataataatagaagtcaaaaaaattcaatcacgCGGGGAATTCTAGCAAAAGTTTTACTCCAAACCTGAGTCGAAATTTAGCGTCTACTTTAAACCCTACGTAGAAGAGGATCTATTTCAATGCAATATTAGACCCTACTTTGACGCTAAAAATGTCCGAAATTTCCCGATTTAACAAGTTTAGCCTCAAAGTAGGGTCTGTTTAGAACCTCGTTTAACCCTCCAAAGATAGTACAGTTCAATGTATcaataaattttggaattttgcgTTTATATTAGTTTGTAGCTCCTGTCGTTAAAAAGGTTGTTGTATTCGTAAGAACGTTGAATAAATACAGTCGAAATGCGatacttaattttcaaatggtATTGAAACTCATCAAAATTATGTCTGAATAGCTCTTTGATTATTAATTGTGAACACTTGAATATCGCTGTAATAATACATCTATAGAGGAGTTACAGGTCCAATGGAGGAACTGTAGATTGAATAGCGTCAAAATAGGTTCAATCATCTTCTGAGAACGTCAAATTAGGATTTGGTACTTTAATTTTTAGGAGTTAGAGGTTCAATGTAgggtttattttcaaatttttaggaGCTGGAGTTTCAATGTAGGGTttgttctcaaatttttaagaattggAAGTTCAACGTAGAATGTCTAGGTCCAGTTTCCTTCAAAGTAGGTTTATATAAACCTCGGTAGAGACAATTTTAGGCGCTAAATTTCGACTCGAAAAGAAACCCATAAAACCTGTTCCGCTCGTAAAAAAGTTTCCCAAATATTAGTTCAGTAATACAAGCCTCGGTTAAAGCTCATTAGTGTTTCTTGAAAACGTTGTGCATTAATTAAGTTTTGACTGGAAGTATCGGTGCGTAGCATAACATGCAGATTGGTGACGATAACTTCCGTCTACCAATGAACGTTAAGTGCAAAATGCCACTGAAACTGTGCAAACTTTTCAACGAATCGCATGGGATCCTTGCAAGAAACAAAAGGACTGGAAACGTCAGTTGGGAGCGAGATACTGCCTCGCGGCGTGATTTACTGAACAACTCGTCTGTCGCCAAACGAGGCACATTCACTAATGACGTGATCATCAGACTCATTCACAGCGTGTTGCTCAATCTACGCCCCCTTTACCTTCTCCATCACCACCCTGCTCCAACACGTATCTTCGTTGACATGATATATACGTAGACTTCAATCAACTGACAAATTTTCGAGATAAACAAGGTTGTTACCACGACATTAATTCAACCTAAGGTATAATCTGACCCTGAAATAACTCTTGACCTTTGTGCAAATAAGTCGTATGATTCGGTGAATCGTACTTCTGTAATTGGATGATCattgatgaaaatgaaatgaaaaaaaaaaaaaaaacacaccgTATTCCAGATTGTTATATGTTAGGACCGTGGGAACATTTTCGATAATCAAGCAATCTTGGGTAAATTATTGAACGGGTATCGTTACCAGAAACTAAGTTCAACCCTCAGACTTTGTGCGATTCTGGATGTTTACTCTCACATAAAAATGAGGCTTGGATTTAGTTGCCTGCGGATTATAATACGGTAATAGTTgcatgaaaaaaggaaagatcTTAGGTGATCCGTTGGGGCTGTAAAAGTAGTTTCATAAAATCACGTGTTCCCGATTAATCCTACATGTGTACGTACGGTGCGTAAGATGATAATCTGTTCACCCAGGAATACGGTAataaattgagagaaaaatttatgctttttaaaaataatcaatttatagACGCATTTtgtggaaatttatttcaagaaGAATGCAAGTAAAATTTGACATGAATCAGCTATAATTTTTACGGTAAATCCAAAGCGATGCTTAcagcaatttttcttttctcattcttttccGTCTGTGACACACGGCTTGGATGATAGTGACCGCGGACCCAATAGCCGGCAGTTTTCCGCCTGAACACGCGTTCGAAAAGCAGCTCTGACATTTAAATATCAGCGAACATCAACCGAGAAATAATGTATGCAGAGTTCAGAAGTTTTTGAGAGTTATTGTCAGTACGACGTGTTCGATGAATGCGTTGATTTAATCGGGCTTTGTTTGTTACTGTTAACATTATTACAGGCGTAACAGACTCTCGATCGGAATTTCCCGATTACCACAAACTCATGGTGTCTGGTAAAAAATCCGTAACAAATCGAGGAacattttcaagaaatttccAGGTTATTCAAGAACattccgaaaaaataaaaacacacgAATGCAGAGGGCGTTCTACAACCTGTTGGTAGGGAAAAACGAACGACGAGATTCAAGGCGGAAATTCactatttaaaaaataattattcagtaaagacaaataaatatatcgttCCCAGCAAACCTTAAATTTAGAATATTTCCAGGAAACAAGAATAATTCAAGGATATTTACAGGACGACTGGACAACATGAGCAAGTTCTCATGTAATATCTTCTACactgggagaaatttttagttccggttaccgctcagtcctcaacaactttcattttttaccacgatcgaaaaatatagttctaggtagaaaatgaaaattagttttctagccgttaccggaaagtctagtatccgttactgttctttctcgttacgatcgctgttgctatattttcttgcaaccgttgcgaaaatttaatgcttttgcaagaataaattgacgttaaagccttgtttaactaaaagaaaagtagagtaaacctcagaaactgattttgcgttgcaataaccaaaaaaggatcgacaatagcgcaaaatgattaAGCGTACctagtttttcgtaatcccaacaatattgaaacagtttttttaacgatacctcttttactcaatttttctagttactataaacgatgaaatttttctcagtgtagatAGCTGGCGTTTTTTGGTCGTTGAAAATGCGGAACAGAAGAGCAGAGTTGAAaacaatgaagaaaaatcgtttaGTCATCATCACGCCTTGGcagaag
This region of Neodiprion virginianus isolate iyNeoVirg1 chromosome 7, iyNeoVirg1.1, whole genome shotgun sequence genomic DNA includes:
- the LOC124309616 gene encoding synaptic vesicular amine transporter-like isoform X2; this encodes MSFEVLRNSKFILVSVVYLSLFLDNILLTVVVPIIPDYLYTLEGNATVDAETDENGRVGFLLSSKALVQLVLNPVIGSLTGTLGYARPLLIGSVNLLLAALLFAFGQSYEVLFLARSIQGVSSACIGVSGMSLVASRYSEEEKRSKIMGFVLGSIALGVLLGYPIGSILYDLSGKTAPLLLVSVAIVFLIFFQLAALDFHTIKQKTEPRTNWMYLLSDKKIIIVSGAIWSSTSAMAILEPCLPLWLMTHVKPKKWQLGTVFIPDSIGYLVGTNFFGMVAYRIGRYKTAIFAMLLVGVSAILVPLATTMSQLVIPHLGMGLGIGIADAALVPLLASLVDQEDGYGPVYSLQQVAVSLAYSLGPIIGGEMVREIGFAWVMWVVGIVNIAYCPLLGYLASKDGKPLAQDGRKDYDAVQKPTTKYERFYDSDDTL
- the LOC124309616 gene encoding synaptic vesicular amine transporter-like isoform X1; translated protein: MSFEVLRNSKFILVSVVYLSLFLDNILLTVVVPIIPDYLYTLEGNATVDAETDENGRVGFLLSSKALVQLVLNPVIGSLTGTLGYARPLLIGSVNLLLAALLFAFGQSYEVLFLARSIQGVSSACIGVSGMSLVASRYSEEEKRSKIMGFVLGSIALGVLLGYPIGSILYDLSGKTAPLLLVSVAIVFLIFFQLAALDFHTIKQQKTEPRTNWMYLLSDKKIIIVSGAIWSSTSAMAILEPCLPLWLMTHVKPKKWQLGTVFIPDSIGYLVGTNFFGMVAYRIGRYKTAIFAMLLVGVSAILVPLATTMSQLVIPHLGMGLGIGIADAALVPLLASLVDQEDGYGPVYSLQQVAVSLAYSLGPIIGGEMVREIGFAWVMWVVGIVNIAYCPLLGYLASKDGKPLAQDGRKDYDAVQKPTTKYERFYDSDDTL